The following DNA comes from Pomacea canaliculata isolate SZHN2017 linkage group LG10, ASM307304v1, whole genome shotgun sequence.
tgagaatgaaaacaacaaagtaaataCGGAGGGACGTGTTTCTCAGATACTGTTCTGCTCACTTTAATACTAACCCTTCAAAAACGGAGAAGTAAACCGTTGAATGGTGTTAATCTTCATAATTCTAATGCTTCTTTCTGGAGGCAATTGCTAATATTTTcctgtgttcattttttttatctctaaaaGGAAAAGTCTCTGAATCTTTTTCTCgtagttttttggtttgttgtgttttgtttttgttttcttttttcgctgaacctttcttttttatactaatattacaaatatacagTTCAATTGGTGCTGCTATTATTGTCGCTTTTACTCTAATATCAACAATTTTACTGATAGGAAGACAGATCTAAGGGCAGTTTTAACAGCAGcaatggcaacaacaacaacaacaacaaacaaaacatattaTAAAAGGGTAAACTGATGAGAACTTTAAAGCTCTACTGTTTATTGTCGGACGAACTAAGTTTCAACCATCTCCTCGtttgattctctctctcacctgttgGCAGGTCAGGTGGTTGTGGATCTCAACGGCAGCGTCACGTGGATCATCGGAGACCGCTTTGACGTTCAGTGCCACGTCAACACCCACAAGTTCCCTTTCGACGAGCAGGTCTGCTTCGCGGAGTTCACCACAGACACTGTGTTGTTTAAACAAACTGTCTTTAGGTTGGACAACATGTCCGTGGATATCAGCGCGTTTAGACCCAACCCGCAGGTGATAATtagtaaacatttctttgtcctgtgctttttgaaattaaacccgttttgtaaattaaatattactttagaaattaaaagaaGTTTCTGCCTTTACAATTTAAAGTGGTGGACATTAATTAAGCTTTATAACTTGCTTttaactgtgaattttcttctgAACTACTCCGGTATTTGGACGATTAGAAAGACAATTCGTGAAGCAGAAATGTCCTGCGTATTGAAAGGGTCTGCAGCATTGTAGCCATCAGTCATATAATTAATTGGTCTAATTTCATAATTTGCATTATACAGTTCGTTTTGCTGAGGGCAGACCTCACCGAGGGAGACTTCTTTGCCTCCTGGCCGGGGGTGCGGCTGCAGATGGTGTTGTCGCGGCGGTGGATACAGTATGTGCTGGAGGGACTTCTGCCCGTCTTCCTTATCTCCTTCCTCAACACCACcgccttcctcctccctcctgaGTGCGGGGAGAGGGTGAGGAATCGGCAATTGGATTGTTTCTGCTTaaaatttcatatttgaaaAGAACTGTCTCACACACTATTTGCCACCAGACTTGTTAACGTGGAAGCGATTCATAGCGACTATGTCATTCAAGCCCAACGTGCGCTTTGTCTTGCGCCTCCCTTTGATGAACCTTCTGTAGTCTGATTATGTCTCTGTTGCGAATACCACAAATCGTTGTCAAACTAGCCAATGGaaaaatttcactttaaaaacTATGGAGAAACAATAGAAACTATTGTATTGCGCTATCAACCTCTTCATGATCACCATCGTCATGATCCTCATTACTGACATCGTTGTTATAACTTTCAGATGTCCTTTTCCGTAACGCTGCTGCTGTCCTACATCGTCTTCATGTCGTCCATCTCCAGCACCTTGCCGCCCAACTCCCTGACGGTGTGTCTGTACTCACTGTACCTGGCCGCCCTCATGCTGCTGTCCACGCTGTGCGCCTCCGTCAACGTCGCCATCATCGCCGCCTACCACAGCCACACACCTGCTCCCCCAGTCTTGGGCCACAAACACCCAGGGGAGGGGAAAGAGTGTAGAAGGGGGTGCACAGAGGAAGGGTCACAGGTATAGTGATGTGTGGCTCGGTGTAATGCGCTTGTCATGCCATACTGGAAATTATAAAtcataaacaatgaaataataaagttgtgtaaattttaataatattcattgtaaattaattataatacaTTATGtaatttcttaacattttatttacaaaatagcCAATCGCTCTCTGCTGTTTTAACAGGCCAGTTACGGATTGACCATGGCATCATCTGACAGCATCCCACTCTCCAGTCCTCCTGCTCGTAGAAATTCCTTCGATTCCATCAGCCTGCTGCCTTTCCAGATGACCCCTTCGGTTAGCTCAAGGGTCAAGGACATGTCGATAGACGAGGATCTGCCCTGCCCTTGCCGATGTCCTCGAAAACTGCGCAGTCCACCTGAGTCTCCTTCAGCCCTGGGAGGAAGCGGAAGTCGTCAAGGGAAAAGAATTCTGTGGGGCAAAACTCTAGAGAGGTGGAACAAACTCGCCTTTTATTTTACGTTTGGGGCCACACTGTTCACACATGTCTTCTTCGCCATTTTGCTTGTTCTGTAAAGTCTAGTGTGgtgcagggttttttttcttatgactttttaaagctcagtgcaagttACTGGATGAATCGCCCCTGTCCCTCTGTTCCCAAAACACTCCTACAAACATTAGCATCACAGGTCAAGGGTCTTCCGTTGAATTTAGAAGccaaagtgcttccacctgaaGGCGATTTTGCACTGTGTCTCTCGGACCTTCTAAccctgactgtgtgtgtgtgtgagcacgcgCGTCCCATGTACCTCTTTGCCTGACATAGAAATCATAGCTCTCCAAAATACTCAGGTCAAAAGGACAGGCGACCTAAGgcggggatataagttcgtggttaGGGTTAATTTCACGCTACAAGGTATACAGATGAAGAATAATTTTATGAGAttgttctttttgaaaaaagatgatAATTAAATGTGTGGTTATGTCAGAATACTTTCAACTGCTATATAAAGCGGAAATATTTGCACAATGGCAATAATTAGATTATCGGCTGTCTCTCCGATTCATCGTTTACAGTTCAGGCAATGACTGGGATATTCATTAGTAGCCTGTCAATGTTAGCTCAGATTTTAAAGGCTAAATAAATCATCATTAATACATATACTTTGCTTTTTCCCCCTGGTATGCTGCAAtgaaaattgtttgttgttggtgttgttagCGGTGTTGCTGGCGGTGATGGTGGAGGTAGTTGTGGTACATCTAGTTTTTTTCATCCCGAAAAGCTGACCGCTATGGGAAcataacaagtaaaaataaataaaattaaactctGTCAGGCGCAGCCTCCTTTCTCCACTCCTTGTGGAGGATTGCAGCTGCACGTGTATTACAGTTATCTGTGTGTCATCAGCTGCTCACCTCGTTATTTTAAGCTTGGAGATAAATAATACGTATGATAAATCGTTACCTAACCTACATGACCATTTTGTGTAGGATCCACTGAGGATGAAACCCACATTTTGTTTCACTGCCCACCGTACAATAATATTCGCCCTAGCTTCCTTCAAAATGTTCCaccaaacaacaaaagcaaagacCTTATTGAAACTTATCAAGCACTCACTCGAAGCTGCCCAGACACGCAACTGTCGCACGTTTAGTCGATTGGTGAacactttacacatttttttttcacctttacaTCGTGTGGTACTTATAGTAGGTTCATCTGATATCATTCATCCCTTGCACCCACCTTGACATGTGAAGATATGATTGCTGAGCTAAGGCTGGATTTGTGCTAAGTAAACGTACCACCAAAGCATCTCACATTTACTCTAGCATCCTAAATAGTGGATTATGATTCAGGCTTGCTCCTCACAAGGTAATAATCCCCTTGGGGtttaattacttcttttttgtttcactcCCAGTTCCCACGATCGTGAGATCTGGTCCATCCACAGCTAAAGAGTATCAAGCAAACAGAAAACCATGCGAAGTCAGTTACAGTAAATAGATGAGTTTTATTTAAACCTTTCAATTTTATCTCTCTCGATTTTGAAAACACCTCAATGTACGTCTCCCACGTGCTGGAGAAGCATTGCCGCACAGATGTTCTGGTCGATCCGCTATCAAATTAAAAGTGACTCGATCTGTCCACCATGATCGCAAATGTTACTAATATCGTAACACACTAAAGTCGGTCAAAGAACCATGAAGCTATGACATCTAATGAATACCACTAAAACTTTATTGTGCGTGTCTGATGCCGACCTGAATGCATGGTACAACATGACGGTTAAGAAGCAGCACTTTTGGGAGGCAATAAGATCAAAAGGCGTTTCATTAATGACACACAACTCTACATTTTACTCCAGGCTACTCAACGGGATCGTGCCCGATACTTCTTGGTATCTCGATCACGTCCCATCGAAATATTTGCGCCAAGATGCTTCGTGAAATAGTCTAAATAGAATCACTGAATAAATAATTCGGGTGGTTGGGGCCTACATTTAAGAATGTTTAATGCTGACGTTTGAGATCTTAGTCACTAGTTTGACTAAGTGACTGTTGGTACTTTGCGACCTTTCGTTACTTTAGGTCTCAGTCAGAAGTGTTTTACTATTTTGCActctgaaaaattaaaaagaaaaaaaacttttcctcTATATCACTAGTCAAAGTGTGAAGAACCTTAACTCTTTGGTTGCCGTTTGTTGTGTGTAGCAGTAGTCTCCCTTTACAACATGGAGTTGTTTACGGAGTTTATGATGCCATTTAAGTTTGAGATCTCCTTCAGCTCATTCTGTTTCTTAGATATTCCTCATTCAACATTCGTAAGATTTTAATAGAGCCATTACATGTTTATGcaatctttttaatttatctcGCAAGATACTTTGACCTACAGAGCTTCATGCGATCGCCATATCGAGTTATCAAAAAAGGccaaagaatgtttttttcaaaatcgcGCCCACCTTAAGCGTGAGGTGAGGTGGCAGGTGTTCTGGAAGAAAGCTATGTGCCTTGGTGTATTTCGACCTCGTTTTCTAAGACTGTTTGGAAATCAAGGTGTTGCATATAAATTACACG
Coding sequences within:
- the LOC112573745 gene encoding uncharacterized protein LOC112573745 translates to MSFSVTLLLSYIVFMSSISSTLPPNSLTVCLYSLYLAALMLLSTLCASVNVAIIAAYHSHTPAPPVLGHKHPGEGKECRRGCTEEGSQASYGLTMASSDSIPLSSPPARRNSFDSISLLPFQMTPSVSSRVKDMSIDEDLPCPCRCPRKLRSPPESPSALGGSGSRQGKRILWGKTLERWNKLAFYFTFGATLFTHVFFAILLVL